A DNA window from Rhodococcus sp. Z13 contains the following coding sequences:
- a CDS encoding UDP-N-acetylmuramate dehydrogenase, whose protein sequence is MLDPRTRAGLVDAGAAVSEQVPLSEFTTLHLGGPARYLVECTTTDTLVEVVRTLDEQRVPLLLLAGGSNLVIGDAGFDGVVVRIATGGMQLSDEFVRADAGAVWDEVVAATVAAGLGGLECLSGIPGSAGATPVQNVGAYGVEVGSILRRVRLLDRRTGEDTWVGPDELGLGYRTSILKHTDTAVVLEVELDVRADGSSAPIGYRELAVALGAQEGERRPAAQVREQVLALRRGKGMVLDADDHDTWSAGSFFTNPVVPDDRLPAVLAAIAAKVGDDVRVPQFPAEGGTKLSAGWLIERAGFVKGFPGAEAPARLSTKHTLALTNRGAASTGDLVALARAVRDGVEEAFGVRLHPEPVTVNCTV, encoded by the coding sequence GTGCTTGATCCACGTACCAGGGCCGGTCTCGTCGATGCGGGAGCCGCGGTGTCCGAGCAGGTGCCGCTGTCGGAGTTCACCACCCTCCACCTCGGCGGTCCCGCGCGGTACCTCGTCGAATGCACGACCACCGACACCCTCGTCGAGGTGGTGCGCACCCTCGACGAGCAGCGCGTTCCGCTTCTGCTCCTCGCGGGTGGCTCCAACCTGGTGATCGGCGACGCGGGCTTCGACGGCGTCGTGGTGCGCATCGCGACCGGCGGGATGCAGCTGTCCGACGAGTTCGTCCGCGCGGACGCCGGCGCCGTCTGGGACGAGGTCGTCGCCGCGACGGTCGCCGCCGGTCTCGGCGGCCTGGAGTGCCTGTCGGGCATCCCCGGCTCCGCGGGGGCGACCCCCGTGCAGAACGTCGGCGCGTACGGCGTGGAGGTCGGTTCGATCCTGCGTCGTGTGCGCCTGTTGGACCGGCGCACGGGCGAGGACACCTGGGTGGGGCCGGACGAGCTCGGGCTCGGCTACCGCACCAGCATCCTCAAGCACACCGACACCGCCGTGGTGCTCGAGGTCGAGCTGGACGTGCGGGCCGACGGGTCCAGTGCGCCGATCGGCTACCGGGAACTGGCCGTGGCGCTCGGCGCCCAGGAGGGCGAACGACGGCCCGCCGCGCAGGTGCGCGAGCAGGTGCTGGCGTTGCGCCGCGGCAAGGGCATGGTGCTCGACGCCGACGACCACGACACCTGGAGCGCCGGCTCGTTCTTCACCAATCCCGTGGTGCCCGACGACCGGCTGCCGGCGGTGCTCGCTGCGATCGCCGCGAAGGTCGGCGACGACGTGCGGGTCCCGCAGTTCCCCGCCGAGGGCGGCACGAAGCTGTCGGCGGGCTGGCTCATCGAACGGGCCGGTTTCGTCAAGGGCTTCCCGGGCGCGGAGGCCCCGGCCCGGCTGTCGACGAAGCACACCCTCGCCCTGACCAACCGGGGAGCGGCGTCGACCGGCGATCTCGTCGCCCTGGCGCGGGCCGTGCGCGACGGGGTGGAGGAGGCCTTCGGGGTGCGCCTGCACCCCGAACCCGTCACCGTGAACTGCACGGTCTGA
- a CDS encoding class I SAM-dependent methyltransferase codes for MRTRGPIGVVTRGTTGINRLRRSDRWAMHDPHVTRALTDAAAPLVVDLGYGAMPVTTLEMAARLRRVRADLRVVGLEIDPERVVPGRDGVEFARGGFELAGLRPTLVRAFNVLRQYPEEAVEPAWTRLREGLSPGGLIVDGTCDELGRRCAWVLLDEHGPRSLTLAWSPFHVDTPSDLAERLPKALIHRNVPGEPIHALLQAADRAWATSAPHAAFGPRLRWRATLDLLREQGVPVVAQRRRLRDCVMTVPWSAVAPGGAGWGAGPSGNRQPAASSASSMRSATAAG; via the coding sequence GTGCGGACACGAGGACCCATCGGTGTCGTCACGCGCGGCACCACCGGAATCAACCGCCTGCGCCGCAGCGACCGCTGGGCGATGCACGACCCGCACGTCACCCGGGCGCTCACCGATGCCGCCGCACCCCTGGTCGTCGACCTCGGCTACGGCGCCATGCCCGTGACCACCCTGGAGATGGCGGCGCGGCTGCGCCGGGTGCGTGCCGACCTGCGGGTGGTGGGTCTCGAGATCGATCCCGAGCGGGTGGTGCCGGGGCGCGACGGAGTGGAGTTCGCGCGCGGCGGGTTCGAGCTCGCGGGGCTGCGGCCGACGCTGGTGCGGGCCTTCAACGTGCTGCGGCAGTACCCGGAGGAGGCCGTCGAACCGGCCTGGACACGGCTGCGCGAGGGCCTGTCCCCCGGCGGTCTGATCGTCGACGGCACCTGCGACGAGCTGGGCCGGCGCTGCGCGTGGGTGCTGCTCGACGAGCACGGCCCCCGTTCCCTGACCCTGGCGTGGAGTCCCTTCCATGTGGACACCCCGTCCGATCTCGCGGAGCGGCTGCCCAAGGCGCTGATCCATCGCAACGTGCCGGGTGAACCCATCCATGCGCTGCTGCAGGCCGCCGACCGGGCGTGGGCGACGAGCGCGCCGCACGCGGCGTTCGGCCCGCGGTTGCGGTGGCGGGCGACGCTCGACCTGCTCCGGGAGCAGGGCGTGCCCGTGGTGGCGCAGCGCAGGCGGCTGCGTGACTGTGTGATGACGGTGCCGTGGAGTGCGGTCGCGCCGGGTGGTGCCGGCTGGGGTGCCGGGCCGTCCGGGAACCGTCAGCCGGCTGCGAGCAGCGCGAGTTCGATGCGGTCGGCGACGGCGGCCGGCTGA
- a CDS encoding DUF2993 domain-containing protein, translating into MTQPKRSRLATIVVIVVVALVAVLVGAEVYIRNRATTCLAQSFESQLGTGVDVDLSWKPVLLQLVDRQIPSVTLDSDDTAFGPAKEMQVHAEVEDVDLRDSAEGAGTIGSSSADVTWPTSGILATVQAQSVGALVTSVTADETAGTLTFTVGGQGLAEFTARPVVEDGVVTVETTDASILGIGLPTALVDGVVQILTSGLQQYPLGMQATEVKVTDSGVDLRLEGGRFVLPEAPADQQQQQNSCGLLA; encoded by the coding sequence ATGACGCAACCCAAGCGCTCTCGCCTCGCCACGATCGTCGTGATCGTCGTCGTTGCACTGGTCGCCGTGCTCGTCGGCGCGGAGGTCTACATCCGCAACCGCGCGACGACCTGCCTGGCCCAGTCGTTCGAAAGCCAGCTCGGCACCGGGGTCGACGTCGACCTGAGCTGGAAGCCGGTGCTGCTGCAGCTGGTGGACCGGCAGATCCCGTCGGTGACCCTCGACAGCGACGACACCGCCTTCGGTCCCGCGAAGGAGATGCAGGTGCACGCCGAGGTCGAGGACGTCGACCTGCGCGACTCCGCGGAGGGAGCCGGCACCATCGGCAGCTCCAGCGCCGACGTCACCTGGCCCACCTCCGGCATCCTCGCCACCGTGCAGGCCCAGTCGGTCGGTGCGCTCGTCACCTCGGTGACGGCCGACGAGACCGCGGGCACGCTGACCTTCACCGTCGGCGGGCAGGGTCTGGCGGAGTTCACCGCGCGCCCGGTGGTCGAGGACGGTGTCGTCACCGTGGAGACCACCGACGCGTCGATCCTCGGCATCGGGCTGCCCACCGCCCTGGTCGACGGGGTCGTGCAGATCCTCACCTCGGGTCTGCAGCAGTACCCGCTGGGCATGCAGGCCACCGAGGTGAAGGTCACCGACTCCGGTGTGGACCTGCGCCTCGAGGGCGGCCGGTTCGTGCTGCCGGAGGCGCCCGCCGATCAGCAGCAACAGCAGAACAGCTGCGGTCTACTCGCCTGA
- a CDS encoding DUF2505 domain-containing protein, translating to MARRMDYSARFSHPPERVYAALADPEHWEARMTEMRKYSENHVREFSATDTGISLVLHHVIPRSDLPEIARTVIKKDMVITRRETYGPFTERASGRYEASIPGGPGSLTGTMDLVPADDEQGAACVLRTTSEAKVNIPFVGGRLEELILDNLVDVFRAEAAVTADWLARQ from the coding sequence GTGGCACGGCGCATGGACTATTCCGCCCGCTTCTCCCATCCACCGGAGCGGGTGTACGCGGCGCTCGCCGATCCGGAGCACTGGGAAGCGCGCATGACCGAGATGCGCAAGTACTCCGAGAACCACGTCCGGGAGTTCTCCGCCACCGACACCGGCATCTCGCTGGTGCTGCACCACGTGATCCCCCGTTCCGACCTGCCCGAGATCGCCCGCACGGTGATCAAGAAGGACATGGTCATCACCCGCAGGGAGACCTACGGTCCCTTCACCGAGCGCGCCTCGGGCCGCTACGAGGCGTCGATCCCCGGCGGCCCCGGCAGCCTGACCGGCACGATGGACCTCGTCCCCGCCGACGACGAGCAGGGCGCCGCGTGCGTCCTGCGCACCACCTCCGAGGCGAAGGTGAACATCCCCTTCGTGGGCGGCCGACTCGAGGAACTCATCCTGGACAATCTCGTCGACGTGTTCCGCGCCGAAGCGGCCGTCACCGCCGACTGGCTCGCTCGGCAGTAG
- a CDS encoding GNAT family N-acetyltransferase, whose protein sequence is MLIRRELPADVDAIAAVHRAAFAPFTPPGAEPVEPGLVAALRADTAWLPQLSFVAEGRDGRVVGHVVATRGDLAGRPALALGPLGVLPEHARSGIGSALMHAVLGAADTLGESIVVLLGHPGYYPRFGFVPAAELGVVPDVPEWASHLQVRTLTAYRPGIAGEFHYPAPFYALEENG, encoded by the coding sequence ATGCTGATCCGCCGCGAACTGCCCGCGGACGTCGACGCGATCGCGGCCGTGCACCGCGCGGCGTTCGCTCCCTTCACGCCGCCGGGCGCCGAGCCGGTCGAGCCCGGTCTGGTCGCGGCGCTGCGGGCCGACACCGCGTGGCTGCCGCAGCTGTCGTTCGTCGCGGAGGGCCGCGACGGGAGGGTGGTCGGGCACGTGGTGGCCACCCGCGGCGATCTCGCGGGCCGGCCCGCGCTGGCGCTCGGTCCGCTCGGTGTCCTGCCCGAGCACGCGCGTTCCGGGATCGGGTCCGCGTTGATGCACGCCGTGCTCGGCGCCGCCGACACCCTCGGCGAGTCGATCGTCGTGCTGCTCGGTCATCCCGGCTACTACCCGCGGTTCGGATTCGTCCCGGCCGCCGAGCTGGGGGTGGTGCCCGACGTGCCGGAGTGGGCGTCGCACCTGCAGGTCCGCACGCTCACCGCCTACCGGCCGGGCATCGCCGGTGAGTTCCACTATCCGGCACCCTTCTACGCGCTCGAGGAGAACGGATGA
- a CDS encoding DUF2505 domain-containing protein: MGSPIDHTANHSYPAAAVHAAFVDPQYWHTRLAEVGGPGAAVDRIEQGDGTIDLDLQQAIPAEHLPSAVTSIRPGDLVIHRHESWGPLSGDRAEGRFSAGVDGMPGKVEGTLTIAGDGDASTVIVEGSVEVKIPFLGSKIEAMIVDQLVALFEAERTFTERWLKGDFRA, from the coding sequence ATGGGCAGCCCTATCGACCACACCGCGAACCACTCGTACCCCGCCGCCGCGGTGCACGCGGCGTTCGTGGATCCGCAGTACTGGCACACCCGGCTCGCCGAGGTCGGCGGCCCCGGTGCGGCCGTGGACCGGATCGAGCAGGGTGACGGCACGATCGACCTCGACCTGCAGCAGGCCATCCCGGCCGAGCACCTGCCGAGTGCCGTGACGAGCATCCGTCCCGGTGATCTCGTCATCCACCGGCACGAGTCGTGGGGCCCGCTGTCCGGTGACCGCGCCGAGGGCCGGTTCTCCGCGGGCGTCGACGGCATGCCCGGCAAGGTGGAGGGCACCCTCACCATCGCCGGGGACGGCGACGCGTCGACGGTGATCGTCGAGGGGTCCGTCGAGGTGAAGATCCCGTTCCTCGGATCCAAGATCGAAGCGATGATCGTCGACCAGCTCGTGGCGCTGTTCGAGGCCGAGCGCACCTTCACGGAGCGCTGGCTGAAGGGCGATTTCCGGGCCTGA
- a CDS encoding type IV toxin-antitoxin system AbiEi family antitoxin domain-containing protein: MTGWTDSGYDAAGRADADDSLRRLAVAQAGFFTARQAVSHGVAAHEFAERVEAGLWIRIEVDLFRLADSPRTKFDEFAQWCTWYEGQAVVSHQSAADLHGMGHLQPRFLHLSTPDQRTVPSNRLALHHRTLSPEDCETVGAFRITTPARTAVDLAAGGVSQEVLDELVGDALALGRVDSDELHAAVAGQPAAVADRIELALLAAG, from the coding sequence ATGACAGGGTGGACGGATTCCGGTTACGACGCAGCAGGGCGAGCCGACGCCGACGACTCGCTACGGCGCCTCGCCGTCGCACAGGCAGGCTTCTTCACCGCCCGCCAGGCGGTGAGCCACGGTGTGGCCGCCCACGAATTCGCCGAGCGGGTCGAAGCCGGGTTGTGGATCCGGATCGAGGTGGACCTGTTCCGGCTCGCCGACAGCCCCCGGACGAAGTTCGACGAGTTCGCGCAGTGGTGCACGTGGTACGAGGGACAGGCGGTCGTCTCGCACCAGAGCGCCGCCGACCTGCACGGCATGGGGCATCTGCAGCCCCGCTTCCTGCACCTGTCCACACCCGACCAGCGCACCGTGCCGAGCAACCGGCTGGCCCTGCACCACCGGACGCTCTCACCCGAGGACTGCGAGACCGTCGGGGCGTTCCGCATCACCACCCCGGCGCGGACCGCCGTCGACCTTGCGGCGGGCGGCGTGTCGCAGGAGGTGCTCGACGAACTCGTCGGCGACGCGCTCGCGCTCGGCCGCGTCGACTCCGACGAACTGCACGCCGCGGTGGCCGGTCAGCCGGCCGCCGTCGCCGACCGCATCGAACTCGCGCTGCTCGCAGCCGGCTGA
- the deoC gene encoding deoxyribose-phosphate aldolase, giving the protein MPGTPLTRAQAASIVDHTLLKPEASSQDVRALVDEARELGVHAVCVSPSMLPLRAEDVVVATVVGFPSGKHHSLIKGAEARLAVDEGAREIDMVIDVGAAVAGDYNAVLADILTVREAIGFDPVLKVIIESAVLSDEAIVEVCRAAERAGAEFVKTSTGFHPAGGASVHAVRLMAETVGGRLGIKASGGIRTAEDAVAMIEAGATRLGLSGTRAVLDGLPDEAASGE; this is encoded by the coding sequence ATGCCAGGAACACCGCTGACCCGCGCCCAGGCCGCGTCGATCGTCGACCACACCCTGCTCAAGCCCGAGGCGTCCTCGCAGGACGTGCGCGCCCTCGTCGACGAGGCCCGCGAACTCGGGGTGCACGCGGTGTGTGTGTCCCCGTCGATGCTGCCGCTGCGCGCCGAGGACGTCGTGGTGGCGACCGTCGTCGGATTCCCCTCCGGCAAGCACCATTCGCTGATCAAGGGAGCGGAGGCGCGGCTGGCCGTCGACGAGGGAGCCCGCGAGATCGACATGGTCATCGACGTCGGGGCCGCGGTCGCGGGCGACTACAACGCCGTCCTCGCCGACATTCTCACGGTGCGCGAGGCCATCGGGTTCGACCCGGTGCTCAAGGTCATCATCGAGTCGGCGGTGCTGTCCGACGAGGCGATCGTCGAGGTGTGCCGGGCGGCGGAACGCGCCGGCGCGGAGTTCGTCAAGACCTCCACCGGTTTCCACCCCGCCGGAGGTGCCTCCGTCCACGCGGTGCGGCTCATGGCGGAGACGGTCGGCGGGCGGCTCGGGATCAAGGCCAGCGGCGGCATCCGCACGGCCGAGGACGCCGTCGCGATGATCGAGGCGGGGGCCACCCGCCTGGGCCTGTCCGGCACCCGCGCGGTGCTCGACGGGTTGCCGGACGAGGCCGCGTCAGGCGAGTAG